The Methanosphaera cuniculi sequence CATGTGGATAGATGGAATAGTTGTATATGAAAATAGTAGTGACACTGAATATTATCATAGTAGGGGTGATATAAGTGGCATCTAGTTATTCTTATAATATTGAACTTGATTGTGAAGCTAATACTAGTCAACTTAAAGATGTAGCAACAGCATTACAAAAAATACAGAAACTAGCTAGTAAAGAGATTACAGTAGAAACAAATACGGGTAAAATAGTATCAGATGCAAAAAATGCAGAAAATGCACTTAAAAATGTAGGAAGTGTAGGTAAAAAACTAAAAACTGATCTTACATTTAATGCACCGGGATTAAATACTATAACTACACAATGTAACAAAGCTGTAAATAGTCTTAATAAAGTTTCATCTAGTGCTAATAAAGTTAAAAATTCACTGAATGGAATCAAAGGCGGAGATTTTAGTAAACTTGGAACTAGTGTAAGTAAATCTGTATCTTCCATGAAATCACTTAATAAATATATAGGAAAAATGGGGGATAATGCGGGGAATATTGATGGAAAACTTTTCAAACAAATTCAACAATATGCTCGGACAGCTGCCAGTTCATGTAAAACTTTAGCAACTGCAATTAAAAGTGTTGCAAGTGCAATTAAAAGTATAAGTCCTACTAAAATTACAAACATAGGTAAATCTGCTGAGTCCTCAGCTAATAAAATTGATAGTTTACGAAAAGCATTAGTGCATATTAATAGTTCAGCTTCAAATATTGATGGTAGTGGATTTAGTAAACTTGCAAGTTCTATTAAAGATGCAAAAAGTGCTGCTGATTCATTAAATAAATCATTAGCTAATACTAATAAAGCTGGTGGAAAAGTAGGGAGTGTAGGTGGAAAATCTGGGGGCTCTACTGGAAAACAAGCAACAAAATCCGGATCTTCTGCAGGTGGAGGATTTGATTATAGTGGAGATGATTTGTTAGGACTAGTTGGTCTTGATTCACTCTATGATATGACTATTGGTAATGCTGCAACAAAAGAAGTAAACTCAATAATTTCAAGACAAAGGGGATATGATGTACCAGCAATTGATAAAAAAACTAATGAATCATGGGTTAAGATGAATGATCTTATACCTGCAATGAATGGTATACAGGCATCTACTGGAGCTACTGGTGCTCAAATGAATAAATATATGCCTGCTATTGCTGATTTTGGTACATATGTTCAGGCATTAGGATATTCTGCAGATGTTGCAAACAGTGCAATGTTCGATTTATCTAAAGGTGCTAAAGGTGCATTTGCATCAATAGATAACTTTGGTATAACTGAAGATTCACTTAAAGCTACAGGTGAATGGAATGGAGACTATAATGATCTAGATGGTTTCTTTAAAGCAGTTGGAAAAATTTCTGAAGGAGCTTCAGAATTTCAGGATACTTTCACAGGGAAATTTATTAGATTTAAAAAGGGTTTATCAACTGCTGGTGGTGAACTTGGTAAAGCTGTTCTCCCAACTTTGACGAGTTTAGTTGAGGGTTTTTTATCATTAAACCAAGCAACTGGAGGAAATTTAGCTAAAGGTGTAATGCTTTTTGCATCTGCACTTACCGGACTCACTGTTGGTAGTATGGTAATAAACCGTATTAGTGAAGCATTTTCTAAAGTTAAGGGTAGTATTTCTAATGCAAAAGAAGGACTTAAATCCTTTAAAAGTCTTCTTAGTCATATTAAAGATAAAGGTCTACGCGGTGGACTTGATTCTTGGAAAAAAGAAAAAGAGCAGAAGAAAAAAGATAAAGAATGCGAAGATCCATGTAGTAAAGTAATTGAAAAACAAGAAAAGAAAAAAAAGAAAGCCAAAGACAAAAACAAAGACAAACCACTAAGTGAATGTGACTGTGATAAAGGCGTCAGTGGAAAAGCAAAAGACAAAGATAAAAACAAGGGTAGTAAAGGAAAAGACAGTGGCAAACCTGTAAGTGAATGTCCATTAGAAAATAGGGGATTACCTGTAAATACAACATCAGGTAATACTAAAACTAAAAAAGGAAAAGGAAGCTCATTATATAATAAATATGGAAATATCCAACCTAATAATACTACTTGTTCAGGAAAGAATATGCCAACAGTTAGTAATAGTTGTGGTTGTGGTTTAGACGCTTCTAAAAGTGGTAATACTGCAGGTCAAAGTACTGGTAAAGCTGGTAAAAAAGGTGGAAAAAACACGGGAAAAACACGTAAAGGTGTAGAAAGTGTAGGACGAAGCCTTGATAAAACCAATAAAAAAGCAGGTACATTTGGTAAATCAGTTAATAAAATGGGAAATACTAAAGCATTTTCTAATTTAAATAATACTGTAAATACTCTTGGTGGAAACTTTGGAAAAACAAGCACACAAATAACAAACAGTGTAAATAGTATGGGTAACTCATTTTCTACAATGGGTAGTAAAATGGGTAATAGTATAACAAGTGGACTTAATACAAGTCTTAACACTGCTAATACCACAGTTGGTAAACGTGGTGGAAAACTTGGAAGTATCTTTAGTAAAGGATTTGGAAAATCTAGTAAACTAGGTGGAATCATTGGAAAACTAGGAGGTACTCTTCAAGGTGGATTAGGTCAAAGTATAGGTAAAGGTCTAAGTGGAATCGGTGGAATTGTAGGTAAAGTCGGTGGAAAACTTGGAGGAGTTCTAAGTAAAGGAATGGGAAGTACACTCGGTAAAGGACTTGGTGGAACTATTGGTAAAATAGGTGCTAAAGTCGGTGGAAAAGCACTTGCTGCTGTTGGTGTAAATGCTATTCCTGTTATAGGACAAATTATAAGTGCTGTATTAACATTAACTACTGTTCTTGATTTACTTGGTATTGATTGGTTTGGTCCTCTTTGTGATGGTATTAAAAACTGTGCTAGTTGGCTTACTACTACTCTTGCTCCTGCTTGGGATTGGATTAAGGGTGCTGCTGGTAATACTTGGGAATGGCTTAATAGTACTTTCCAAAGTCTTATGCCTACACTTCAAAGTATTGGACAAGGCATAATGTCTGGTCTTGGTGGGGTTTTCAGTTGGCTTTCTGAGGTTGGTGGTCAAGTATGGAATGGATTATGTCAAGGTGCTTCCATGGTGTGGCCCGTAATTCAACAAATAGGTAGTGCTATTTGGGATGGTCTTGGTGGTGCTTTCCAATGGCTTCAAACTAATGGT is a genomic window containing:
- a CDS encoding phage tail protein — translated: MASSYSYNIELDCEANTSQLKDVATALQKIQKLASKEITVETNTGKIVSDAKNAENALKNVGSVGKKLKTDLTFNAPGLNTITTQCNKAVNSLNKVSSSANKVKNSLNGIKGGDFSKLGTSVSKSVSSMKSLNKYIGKMGDNAGNIDGKLFKQIQQYARTAASSCKTLATAIKSVASAIKSISPTKITNIGKSAESSANKIDSLRKALVHINSSASNIDGSGFSKLASSIKDAKSAADSLNKSLANTNKAGGKVGSVGGKSGGSTGKQATKSGSSAGGGFDYSGDDLLGLVGLDSLYDMTIGNAATKEVNSIISRQRGYDVPAIDKKTNESWVKMNDLIPAMNGIQASTGATGAQMNKYMPAIADFGTYVQALGYSADVANSAMFDLSKGAKGAFASIDNFGITEDSLKATGEWNGDYNDLDGFFKAVGKISEGASEFQDTFTGKFIRFKKGLSTAGGELGKAVLPTLTSLVEGFLSLNQATGGNLAKGVMLFASALTGLTVGSMVINRISEAFSKVKGSISNAKEGLKSFKSLLSHIKDKGLRGGLDSWKKEKEQKKKDKECEDPCSKVIEKQEKKKKKAKDKNKDKPLSECDCDKGVSGKAKDKDKNKGSKGKDSGKPVSECPLENRGLPVNTTSGNTKTKKGKGSSLYNKYGNIQPNNTTCSGKNMPTVSNSCGCGLDASKSGNTAGQSTGKAGKKGGKNTGKTRKGVESVGRSLDKTNKKAGTFGKSVNKMGNTKAFSNLNNTVNTLGGNFGKTSTQITNSVNSMGNSFSTMGSKMGNSITSGLNTSLNTANTTVGKRGGKLGSIFSKGFGKSSKLGGIIGKLGGTLQGGLGQSIGKGLSGIGGIVGKVGGKLGGVLSKGMGSTLGKGLGGTIGKIGAKVGGKALAAVGVNAIPVIGQIISAVLTLTTVLDLLGIDWFGPLCDGIKNCASWLTTTLAPAWDWIKGAAGNTWEWLNSTFQSLMPTLQSIGQGIMSGLGGVFSWLSEVGGQVWNGLCQGASMVWPVIQQIGSAIWDGLGGAFQWLQTNGPIIWDGICQAAQQVWPIICQGASMLWSAIQQIGPSIQSFLIDPLQTLQDIGGQVWDTLCSGAEQLQGVLEGVWSVIQPIIDGAKSILGLGGDTAGNGSTFGGGSQQANSNAATDPSAGLSGLMTSIEGIKQSVGSLAQTVTTTIQSIVQGALNSILTIINTITSSITTVITTIATSIQGVITTIATSIGTIVTTIATSIQGIIMTITTCIGTMVSTIGATISGILGSITASITGILSAIAGSITSIITGIATSITTIITGITGAIQGVISGITSSITMMITTIGATITAIMGTITASITGILGAIGSTITAVSSSITSLLTTLASTVTTMATSIPTMVTTVVAGFTTLGATITGVLMPAITMFSTTFIAAITNINAQAIMLNASFAVLAASLTVMGASAQLMATSFVAASAAVTLINSGITQILANLNAMSGAVASACAAFMQLPAAVSGACSAAQGILSNFSSTAINIIVHCASAMSSGFAANFHIAQAISAEMSRACSNLRSWGNKMVSIAREIGTQVKEAILQVGMGINSPGYVAHGIKDEMIYSKGFMEDHQSELYKTAAATGRSINDGFERVGYGQAPRVTAADVFPSVGQQSNNDNSKTANTNNNSPTEITFNINNPRLDSKENIEQFADAVIQKLTFDTVRAGRTVNNTMYMGD